In the uncultured Methanobrevibacter sp. genome, TTATACAAGATAAAAATAAGAAAAAAGAATAAAAGGCGATATTATGGAAAATAATAAAGACTCTATTGTAATATGCCCAGGCGCACAGGTAATAGGAAATGTTGAACTTGGAGAAGACGTATCTATATGGCACGGTGCTGTTTTAAGAGGAGATACTGACTCCATAACTGTTGGAAACAATTCAAATGTTCAGGACAACTGTGTAGTTCACTGTACCAAAGGGTTTCCGGTAGTAATCGGTGATAACGTTTCTGTAGGTCATGGCGCTGTAGTTCATGGTTGTAAGCTGGATGACAATGTTCTGATTGGAATGAATGCAACAGTTTTAAATGGTGCACATATTTCAAAAAATTCAATTGTAGGTGCAGGAGCTGTTGTCAGTGAAGGTAAGGAATTTCCAGAAGGCAGTTTGATTTTAGGAGTTCCCGCCCGTGCAGTTAAGGAACTCTCAGAAGAACAAATAGAACACATCCAAAAGAATGCTGACAATTATGTTAAACTTTCCAAACAGTATAAGGAAGATTAATGATGAAAGCAAGAAAGATTGTAGATGAAATGGATTCATATGTTCCAGGCAGGTCTCAGGGAGAGATTGCCGAGGAATTTGGACTGAATAAGGATGAAATTATCAAATTGGGATCCAATGAAAATCCATGGGGTCCGTCTCCAAAAGCTATGGAAGCTATTAAAGATGAAATCAAATCAATTAACAGATATCCTGAATCTCAGCTTAAGGAGCTTGTAGCTGAAATTGCAAAATATGCCGATGTTGAAGACAATCAGGTTATAATCGGCGGAGACGGTGCTGATGAAATCATTGACGTGCTTGCAAAAACATTCATTGATGAAGGAGATGAATTCATAGTTCCTCTGCCTTCCTATATGTACTATGAATACCTGCTCCAGCAGTACGGAGCTCATCCTGTATATGCAAGATGGGATTTGGATAAAAACGAACTTGACGTGGATTCAATATTTGATGCAATAACTGACAAAACCAAAATGATTTTCCTGTGCAGTCCAAACAATCCGACAGGTACATTGATTGAAAAAGATATTCTGGCGGATATTGCAGCCAAAAATCCTGAAATACTGATTGTTGTTGATGAAGCTTACTTTGAATATTCCGAAACAACCAATAAGGATTTAATCAATGAATATGATAACATTTTCATCATCCGTACAATGTCCAAGGTTTTGGGTCTTGCAGGAATGAGAATAGGATATGGTCTTTCATGTGCTGAGATAATCGAATACATGCACAGAATCAAACCGGTATTTTCACTTACCCGATTGTCATTTGTAGCCGCTCTAAACACTTTTAGAGACACACAATACATTAAGGATTCAATCGAAAATGGAATTGAATCAAGACAATACCTCTATGATGAACTGTCAAAGATTGATTCATTGAATGT is a window encoding:
- a CDS encoding gamma carbonic anhydrase family protein, which gives rise to MENNKDSIVICPGAQVIGNVELGEDVSIWHGAVLRGDTDSITVGNNSNVQDNCVVHCTKGFPVVIGDNVSVGHGAVVHGCKLDDNVLIGMNATVLNGAHISKNSIVGAGAVVSEGKEFPEGSLILGVPARAVKELSEEQIEHIQKNADNYVKLSKQYKED
- the hisC gene encoding histidinol-phosphate transaminase produces the protein MKARKIVDEMDSYVPGRSQGEIAEEFGLNKDEIIKLGSNENPWGPSPKAMEAIKDEIKSINRYPESQLKELVAEIAKYADVEDNQVIIGGDGADEIIDVLAKTFIDEGDEFIVPLPSYMYYEYLLQQYGAHPVYARWDLDKNELDVDSIFDAITDKTKMIFLCSPNNPTGTLIEKDILADIAAKNPEILIVVDEAYFEYSETTNKDLINEYDNIFIIRTMSKVLGLAGMRIGYGLSCAEIIEYMHRIKPVFSLTRLSFVAALNTFRDTQYIKDSIENGIESRQYLYDELSKIDSLNVFPSKSNFMLIGVKDTGFTASELALELMKKGIIVRDCTSFKGLDEYWIRISICTLEEDKKFIEIIKEVLN